One genomic region from Sphingobacterium sp. UGAL515B_05 encodes:
- a CDS encoding class I SAM-dependent methyltransferase codes for MNDLEVYFRNNNDKLINKWIHYFDVYDRHFSKYRGKEIVVMEIGVFQGGSLQMWKNYFGDKAKIYGVDINPHCKELEEENVEIFIGSQSDRNFLRKIKQQIPKVDILIDDGGHTMLQQIITFEELFSHVKDNGVYLCEDLHTSYQVFYGGGHKRNGTFIEYSKNFIDYINAYHSEQRGLKVNEFTRSADSVHYYDSIVVVEKRRHDEPPMHMKTGAATVKDFDAAPTGFDGLKWKIKKPALTAINKALRFLRIRGFIWR; via the coding sequence ATGAATGATCTAGAGGTATATTTTCGAAATAATAATGATAAGTTGATCAATAAGTGGATACATTATTTTGATGTATACGATCGGCATTTTAGTAAGTATAGAGGCAAAGAAATTGTCGTAATGGAGATAGGTGTTTTTCAAGGGGGGAGTCTTCAAATGTGGAAAAACTATTTTGGTGATAAGGCAAAAATTTATGGGGTTGACATTAATCCTCATTGTAAAGAGTTGGAAGAAGAGAACGTTGAAATATTTATCGGTTCCCAATCAGACAGAAATTTCTTGCGTAAGATAAAACAACAGATTCCAAAAGTTGATATCCTGATCGATGACGGGGGGCATACTATGCTTCAACAGATTATTACTTTTGAGGAACTCTTTAGTCATGTAAAAGATAACGGGGTTTATTTATGTGAGGATCTACATACGTCTTATCAGGTTTTTTATGGAGGGGGCCACAAGAGAAATGGTACCTTTATTGAATATAGTAAAAATTTTATTGATTATATTAACGCTTACCACTCTGAGCAACGTGGATTAAAAGTGAATGAGTTTACTCGGTCTGCCGATTCCGTTCACTATTATGATAGTATCGTCGTTGTTGAAAAACGTAGACATGACGAACCGCCTATGCATATGAAAACTGGAGCGGCAACAGTCAAAGATTTTGATGCGGCACCAACAGGTTTCGATGGGCTAAAGTGGAAGATTAAAAAACCAGCGTTAACAGCTATCAATAAGGCTCTTCGCTTCTTAAGAATTCGAGGATTTATATGGCGTTAG
- a CDS encoding tail fiber domain-containing protein — MNKLLGYIISASLLLAGESVYCQIAVSTSNDIGIGTASPTFPLQFSKPQIRFTSFGNYGAGTNALHIDMQNTDPRINSVNKVVFYNLTSTGHIDVEARSYIQVSDERLKTNIKRIVTAQGESALGKVLQLNGYSYDWKDGMVQRSVNGSGNNHQIGFLAQEVEKIIPEAVVTADSSGVKAMSYNYIIPYLVEAIKEQQKTIEELKVLIAEKQRTKNASLAAPVPINTKKEE; from the coding sequence ATGAATAAACTACTTGGTTATATTATCAGTGCGAGTCTCTTGTTAGCTGGGGAGTCTGTATATTGTCAGATAGCCGTGTCAACTTCTAATGACATTGGGATTGGTACCGCTTCACCTACTTTTCCATTACAGTTTAGTAAACCACAGATTCGATTTACTTCTTTTGGGAATTATGGTGCAGGCACAAATGCATTACATATTGATATGCAAAATACTGATCCTAGGATAAACAGTGTTAATAAGGTGGTGTTTTATAATCTCACTAGTACTGGACATATTGATGTGGAAGCAAGGTCATATATCCAGGTATCAGACGAACGTTTAAAAACCAATATTAAACGCATTGTTACGGCTCAAGGAGAAAGCGCGCTGGGAAAAGTACTTCAATTGAACGGGTATTCCTATGATTGGAAAGACGGGATGGTTCAACGTTCTGTTAATGGCAGCGGAAACAATCACCAAATTGGATTCTTGGCACAAGAAGTAGAAAAAATTATTCCTGAAGCAGTTGTGACGGCAGATAGCTCAGGGGTAAAAGCGATGTCTTACAATTACATCATTCCTTATCTTGTTGAAGCAATCAAAGAGCAGCAGAAGACAATTGAAGAGTTAAAAGTACTGATTGCTGAAAAGCAACGTACAAAAAATGCATCTCTAGCAGCTCCTGTGCCAATTAATACAAAAAAAGAAGAATAA
- a CDS encoding helix-turn-helix domain-containing protein, giving the protein MEEGTNYVKRTQRDYTLTLKLNVVKEIESGKLTLSQAQKQYGIQGDSTIRKWLKKYGNFDWENQIPSNMAKSPEQRILELEAKVRLLEKQKAQLEHQNHIADSKAIIFDMMIDIAEKEYKIDVRKNLKPAQSIVSGKKNKKA; this is encoded by the coding sequence ATGGAAGAAGGAACAAATTATGTAAAGCGGACTCAGCGTGATTACACTTTAACATTGAAGCTGAATGTCGTTAAAGAGATTGAATCGGGGAAATTGACACTCTCCCAAGCTCAAAAACAGTATGGCATCCAGGGAGATAGCACTATTCGCAAATGGTTAAAAAAATATGGTAACTTTGATTGGGAGAATCAAATACCATCCAATATGGCAAAGTCACCAGAACAGCGCATTTTAGAACTGGAAGCCAAAGTCAGACTGCTGGAGAAGCAAAAGGCTCAACTTGAGCATCAGAATCACATCGCTGATTCCAAAGCGATCATCTTTGACATGATGATCGATATTGCAGAAAAAGAATATAAAATCGACGTAAGAAAAAACTTGAAACCCGCGCAATCAATCGTTTCCGGCAAGAAAAACAAGAAAGCCTAA
- a CDS encoding RHS repeat-associated core domain-containing protein, protein MRRQQQKCLKIVWSTIACYITFFCNSGAALGQTQIITADPIIFPPVGQSTYVLSSGQSLVARSGQSVTLNAGTTIQLGASVLLEVDPNITGPIDPGNNNPNADMNWVLGKKFNANGQVISESKLFFDDRGRIIQSQSRNIEANMVLAVEPLYSVEGKTIGNTLVAPINNSELLYKEGFAVNGSSSPYTFRNFGRYLNSSGAKIDKTNAPDAVGGTVNGTLGWYYSTSNSLEPYQDITSFPYTMSIEPSNGTHIFTRSATMGDELRMGKNHETITFSVPITGELALYESIRNKFFTDAEVGGRILVDSAVRNMSVSLDPDRNVGVSISVDGRPVLTAIGGADLTVVKTINVASDNSAYFPVLTSQSVNFNGTASSLVDYVRNEAISTVSSGAVILDKGLYELRATGGSQTVSYNLGLGNISMNFYDQLGRLRATIQPEGVKKLLNGGLSNYGTLESVPFVHTFEYNAQGLLVGGMIPDKGRSAIKYNTEGKIRFSQNALQKQKGSYTYYNYDQYGRALQAGEYLPSGTGMVAFENITQTMCDAAGLPSTVGTQYEMIEYHYDDVNASHALTGYIQDSYFLGGKISYIEKYSQLTGNVKDEAKLINRIWYNYDGDGNVSWTVTNINGLGLKTMDYVYDEFGRVTKSIYQKNTSLETFVHYFEYDLNGKLKAVYTNTVDNIATRLVHAKYIYALTGGLKRIEYGDKLQGIDYVYTVDGKLKSVNNTNLGTNGTNDPGKDGSGNGFAIDAFNENIEYYMNDYSRPGTNIYGIQNAAAPARYSGLMNGIGWQVQKPSSVIGLDAGSMNIFTYDNKGQLLSSTWGTPSYGAKSFTAMTNVNQEKGLSYDNNGNILTLQRTNGTGTTINNFTYSYQTGTNKLISIPSYATYTYDAFGQLNSQVKGTNGMYMDYDVTGKISKVYSDAGKSTLILSFVYDHNGNRVMKKDHRTNSVNWYSYSGDGTLLAVFESKNGGILQLIEQPVYGHNRLGMLNKPGGSYSYTLKDHLGNTRAIISRNKLASGQADILYYADYYPFGMEARSGGIDSRYGYQGVFAEKDKETGWNSFELRNYDASIGRWISTDPESQYYSPYLAMGNNPISGIDPDGSWDTWMGAFLFTLKHGGKIHKTAEGKFNVGMVEKGMPTIYAGRGGNGFTSMAFVAAAQASQSKKKPQSWIERAYNAFQDLGSDHPYFHAPPSGEYGPYMGPPVYAGASVNANVGGSNVGLSVVADQNHNVALFRSYTASGGYRQGQLAAGGTTLDFYIDARDNNQDIFSGIEGRTLDIAIGYKLMIGISIPLTDDNKFDFNGVYKVSFGAGTGATIGVDYTKRVHYSDVVKAFNEASKFKF, encoded by the coding sequence ATGAGAAGACAACAACAAAAATGCTTGAAGATTGTGTGGAGTACAATCGCATGCTATATAACTTTTTTTTGCAACTCTGGAGCGGCTCTGGGGCAAACTCAAATCATAACTGCGGACCCGATCATTTTTCCGCCTGTCGGCCAAAGTACCTATGTATTATCTTCTGGCCAAAGCCTCGTTGCTAGAAGCGGGCAGTCCGTTACGCTGAATGCGGGGACGACAATTCAGCTAGGGGCTAGCGTATTGCTAGAGGTCGATCCTAATATTACGGGGCCCATAGACCCTGGTAATAATAACCCTAATGCAGATATGAACTGGGTTCTAGGAAAGAAGTTTAATGCTAATGGACAGGTTATTTCCGAAAGCAAGCTGTTTTTTGATGATAGGGGTAGGATAATACAGTCTCAAAGCCGGAATATTGAAGCAAATATGGTACTGGCTGTAGAACCTTTATATTCAGTTGAAGGGAAAACAATTGGCAACACGCTAGTCGCTCCAATTAATAATAGCGAACTCTTATATAAAGAGGGGTTTGCAGTCAATGGGTCCTCATCTCCTTATACTTTCCGAAATTTTGGACGTTATTTAAATAGCTCAGGTGCAAAAATAGATAAAACTAATGCGCCCGATGCGGTTGGGGGAACAGTCAATGGAACTCTTGGATGGTATTATAGTACATCAAATTCACTTGAACCGTATCAAGATATTACCTCCTTTCCTTATACAATGAGTATTGAACCATCAAATGGAACCCATATTTTTACACGTTCAGCCACAATGGGCGATGAGCTTAGAATGGGCAAGAATCATGAGACAATTACTTTTTCTGTGCCAATAACAGGAGAATTAGCTTTATATGAGAGTATAAGGAATAAGTTTTTCACTGATGCTGAGGTTGGGGGAAGAATACTTGTGGATTCTGCTGTGAGGAATATGTCCGTGAGTTTGGATCCAGATCGGAATGTAGGTGTTTCGATTTCAGTTGATGGAAGGCCGGTCCTCACTGCCATTGGGGGAGCTGATCTGACTGTTGTCAAGACAATCAACGTAGCATCGGATAATTCAGCATATTTTCCGGTATTAACGTCCCAGTCGGTAAATTTTAATGGTACTGCATCCAGTTTGGTAGATTATGTCCGGAATGAAGCAATTAGTACTGTTTCTTCCGGCGCAGTTATCTTGGACAAAGGATTATATGAACTTCGTGCCACGGGGGGATCACAAACAGTAAGTTATAATCTTGGATTGGGGAACATATCCATGAATTTCTATGACCAGTTGGGGCGGTTAAGAGCTACGATACAGCCTGAAGGAGTAAAAAAGCTTTTAAACGGAGGCCTTTCCAATTACGGGACACTCGAAAGTGTACCTTTTGTTCATACTTTTGAATACAATGCACAAGGTCTTCTTGTAGGGGGGATGATTCCTGATAAAGGACGTTCGGCCATTAAATATAATACTGAGGGCAAAATCCGGTTTTCTCAAAATGCTTTACAAAAACAGAAAGGCAGTTATACATACTATAATTATGATCAATATGGACGTGCTCTGCAAGCAGGAGAATATTTACCATCAGGTACTGGCATGGTTGCCTTTGAGAATATCACCCAAACAATGTGTGATGCGGCAGGTCTACCCTCAACTGTAGGTACTCAATATGAGATGATAGAATATCACTACGATGATGTTAATGCTTCTCATGCGCTGACTGGATATATTCAAGATTCATATTTTTTGGGTGGAAAAATTAGTTATATTGAGAAATATTCCCAATTAACAGGGAATGTTAAAGATGAAGCAAAGCTAATAAATCGTATTTGGTACAATTATGACGGAGACGGCAATGTATCCTGGACAGTTACGAATATTAACGGTCTTGGTCTTAAAACAATGGATTATGTTTATGATGAATTTGGTCGTGTTACAAAATCAATTTATCAAAAAAATACATCGCTAGAAACTTTTGTTCATTATTTTGAATATGACCTTAACGGCAAATTAAAAGCGGTTTATACAAATACAGTTGATAATATTGCAACAAGATTAGTTCATGCAAAGTATATTTATGCGCTTACTGGAGGTTTGAAAAGGATCGAATATGGAGATAAATTGCAGGGTATTGATTATGTCTATACCGTCGATGGTAAGCTTAAAAGTGTAAATAATACTAATTTGGGAACAAATGGAACTAACGACCCTGGAAAGGATGGTTCAGGGAATGGCTTTGCAATTGACGCTTTTAATGAGAATATTGAATATTATATGAATGACTATTCGCGGCCAGGGACAAATATATATGGTATTCAAAACGCCGCAGCTCCAGCTCGTTATAGTGGTCTTATGAATGGCATTGGTTGGCAAGTTCAAAAACCTAGTTCAGTAATTGGACTTGATGCTGGTTCAATGAATATATTTACATATGATAACAAAGGGCAGTTACTTAGCTCAACATGGGGAACGCCAAGTTATGGAGCGAAAAGTTTTACTGCGATGACTAATGTGAATCAAGAGAAAGGACTGAGCTATGACAATAATGGAAATATACTTACACTACAGCGTACTAATGGTACAGGAACAACCATAAATAATTTTACCTATTCTTATCAAACTGGTACCAATAAATTAATTTCAATACCAAGTTATGCAACCTATACATACGATGCCTTTGGCCAATTAAATTCACAGGTAAAAGGCACAAACGGAATGTATATGGATTATGACGTTACGGGTAAGATAAGTAAAGTCTATAGTGATGCTGGCAAGTCGACACTAATTCTTAGTTTTGTTTATGATCATAATGGTAATCGAGTGATGAAAAAGGATCACCGAACAAATTCTGTCAACTGGTATAGTTATTCTGGTGATGGTACTTTGTTGGCCGTTTTTGAGAGCAAAAACGGTGGTATATTGCAATTAATAGAGCAACCTGTATATGGTCATAATAGGTTAGGTATGCTGAATAAGCCGGGAGGGAGTTATAGCTATACTTTAAAAGACCATTTGGGAAATACGAGAGCTATCATTAGTCGAAATAAACTTGCTAGTGGTCAAGCTGATATTCTTTACTATGCAGATTATTATCCATTTGGGATGGAGGCTCGCTCAGGTGGAATTGACAGCAGATATGGTTATCAAGGTGTTTTTGCAGAAAAAGACAAAGAGACCGGTTGGAATTCTTTCGAACTTAGAAATTATGATGCTTCAATTGGAAGATGGATTTCAACTGATCCAGAATCACAATATTATTCTCCCTACCTAGCAATGGGAAATAATCCCATCAGTGGAATTGATCCTGATGGTAGTTGGGACACCTGGATGGGGGCGTTTCTTTTTACATTAAAACATGGCGGAAAAATTCATAAAACTGCTGAGGGCAAATTTAATGTTGGTATGGTTGAGAAAGGAATGCCTACTATATATGCCGGAAGGGGGGGGAATGGCTTTACCAGCATGGCTTTTGTGGCAGCTGCCCAGGCAAGTCAATCGAAAAAGAAGCCGCAATCATGGATAGAACGTGCTTATAATGCTTTCCAGGATCTAGGCTCTGATCATCCTTATTTTCATGCTCCACCAAGTGGAGAATATGGGCCGTACATGGGCCCTCCCGTTTATGCAGGAGCCTCTGTTAACGCGAATGTTGGAGGATCTAATGTGGGCCTTAGTGTAGTCGCAGATCAAAATCATAATGTAGCTTTATTTCGATCCTATACTGCATCTGGTGGATATAGACAAGGGCAGCTTGCAGCCGGAGGAACAACGTTGGATTTTTATATTGATGCAAGGGATAATAATCAAGATATTTTCAGTGGAATTGAAGGACGTACCCTTGATATTGCCATTGGCTATAAACTAATGATTGGGATTTCAATCCCATTAACTGATGATAACAAGTTCGATTTTAATGGAGTTTATAAAGTTAGTTTTGGTGCAGGTACGGGTGCCACAATTGGAGTTGATTATACTAAAAGAGTGCACTATTCTGATGTCGTTAAAGCATTTAATGAAGCATCTAAATTTAAATTTTAA
- a CDS encoding secretin and TonB N-terminal domain-containing protein, producing MSLRTLYLTLLLLLSFSIRTFAQNATENYARVEQRLEALAGTVPGLQKKVKLSVSGVTAQEFLRALAQSNDLNINVDPTLSFSIVNNFTGETAKNVLLFLAKTYGLDIDVIGSIMTIKKLPEPGPVQIEKDIKVQYNTSSDGLGYELQNDPLGKVAQKISSLSGKNLIVPTPLLQKTVTGFMAEAPFETALEKLAYVNGLKYRKTNDNVYVFESLIPGEELFINDDRQTDVRFRPDNASNPVNGASGMNPGMSGGQPGNYALYGKTEAGGGKRFTIQATNTPIIELIKRASEEANVNYFIYSQIDGNITTNVKDISFDQFLTSIFQGTPYTFRMDNNTYLIGNRRNEGLRDNRIVQLQHRSIDTIMMMIPMDWRKDVEIKEFKEQNMLLLSGSGPQIREIETYVKQLDKLVPMVLIEVTMLDIQKGNTIKTGIKMGVDSISPKVGGSLSDGFTFGSGSINRFLSQLGKNNSFNLGRVTPNFYVRLQALEENKNVEIRSVPKLSTLNGHKATLSIGSTRYYEIKTQNVFPGLTNTNVFTSQFNKVDADLAIDITPVVSGDDQITMKIKVNISDFIGTPKDNQPPPTSNSKFESIIRARNEDMIVLGGIERTENSNSGRGLPLLSRIPILKWLFSSREKTTQKVVSVVFIKPTILY from the coding sequence ATGAGTTTGAGAACATTATATTTAACCTTATTGCTATTACTGTCTTTTAGCATCAGAACTTTTGCTCAAAATGCGACAGAAAACTATGCACGCGTAGAACAACGGCTGGAAGCTTTGGCGGGAACGGTACCTGGATTACAAAAGAAGGTGAAACTTTCCGTTTCGGGCGTTACGGCGCAGGAATTTCTACGGGCTCTCGCGCAGTCCAATGACTTGAATATCAATGTGGACCCTACGTTGAGTTTTTCCATCGTCAATAACTTTACAGGCGAAACCGCTAAAAACGTACTGCTATTTCTAGCGAAAACGTATGGTCTGGATATCGATGTGATCGGTTCGATTATGACGATCAAAAAATTACCGGAGCCCGGGCCTGTTCAAATTGAAAAGGATATCAAGGTACAGTACAATACATCAAGCGATGGACTAGGCTATGAACTGCAGAATGATCCCTTAGGCAAAGTGGCTCAAAAAATCAGTTCACTATCGGGTAAAAATTTAATCGTGCCCACACCCTTGCTCCAGAAGACCGTGACGGGATTTATGGCTGAGGCGCCATTTGAAACAGCATTGGAAAAATTGGCGTATGTGAATGGGTTGAAATACCGCAAGACCAATGACAATGTGTATGTATTTGAGTCCTTGATCCCCGGAGAGGAATTGTTTATCAATGATGACCGGCAGACGGATGTGCGCTTTAGACCAGACAATGCAAGTAATCCCGTAAATGGAGCCAGTGGAATGAATCCGGGCATGAGTGGCGGTCAGCCAGGTAACTATGCCCTTTATGGAAAAACGGAAGCCGGCGGCGGAAAGCGTTTCACGATACAGGCAACCAATACACCAATTATCGAATTGATCAAGCGTGCTTCAGAAGAAGCCAATGTCAATTATTTTATCTATAGCCAGATTGACGGAAATATTACGACCAATGTAAAGGATATTTCTTTTGACCAGTTCCTGACCTCTATTTTTCAGGGAACACCGTATACCTTCCGGATGGATAACAATACTTATCTGATCGGTAATCGTCGCAATGAAGGGTTACGAGATAATAGAATTGTACAGTTGCAGCACCGTTCGATCGATACCATTATGATGATGATTCCGATGGATTGGCGGAAAGACGTTGAGATCAAAGAATTTAAGGAGCAGAATATGTTGCTGCTTTCGGGATCGGGACCACAGATCCGTGAAATTGAAACTTATGTGAAGCAGCTGGATAAATTGGTGCCGATGGTATTGATTGAAGTGACTATGCTAGATATACAGAAAGGAAACACCATTAAGACAGGAATCAAAATGGGGGTCGACTCCATTTCTCCTAAAGTGGGGGGAAGCCTTTCCGATGGTTTTACCTTTGGATCCGGCTCTATTAACCGTTTTCTTTCACAGCTCGGAAAGAACAATTCCTTTAATCTCGGGCGTGTAACTCCTAATTTTTATGTGCGTTTACAGGCCTTGGAGGAGAATAAAAACGTAGAAATTAGATCTGTACCTAAACTTTCAACCCTAAATGGGCATAAAGCGACATTAAGTATAGGCAGTACACGGTACTATGAAATCAAAACACAAAACGTATTTCCCGGATTAACAAATACAAATGTCTTTACCTCTCAATTTAACAAGGTTGATGCGGATCTGGCCATCGACATAACGCCGGTTGTTTCGGGGGATGATCAGATTACCATGAAGATTAAAGTAAATATTTCTGACTTTATTGGAACACCAAAAGATAATCAACCACCGCCAACATCCAACAGTAAATTTGAGTCAATTATTCGTGCCCGTAACGAAGATATGATTGTATTAGGTGGAATTGAGCGTACTGAAAATAGTAATAGTGGGAGAGGGTTACCACTTTTATCCCGTATTCCTATTTTGAAATGGCTATTTAGCAGCCGGGAGAAAACCACACAGAAGGTTGTATCAGTCGTCTTTATTAAACCAACGATATTGTATTAG
- a CDS encoding OmpH family outer membrane protein has product MKVNNYLLYVLVLIGLALGVWNLIQEKDKIVYVDTAKLFQEYSEAVKINMKLGQEAKKYEGNIDTLMQEIQIAIKDYEKNGLKLDPISKRKQELIINEKQADLQRYQAVVKEKLEKQRNEEFSGVVKTINSFLKDYGKQKGYRMILIANPAGTIAYAQESTDITEDIIKELNASK; this is encoded by the coding sequence ATGAAAGTTAATAACTATCTCTTATATGTGCTGGTGCTCATAGGGCTGGCTCTTGGTGTCTGGAATTTAATTCAAGAGAAAGACAAGATCGTTTATGTGGATACCGCAAAATTATTCCAAGAGTATTCAGAAGCGGTTAAAATAAATATGAAACTTGGGCAGGAAGCAAAAAAATATGAGGGAAATATTGATACTCTTATGCAAGAAATCCAAATTGCAATAAAAGACTATGAAAAAAACGGTCTCAAATTGGACCCCATATCAAAGCGAAAGCAAGAGCTTATAATTAATGAAAAACAGGCTGATCTCCAGCGATATCAGGCTGTAGTAAAAGAAAAATTAGAGAAGCAGCGTAATGAGGAGTTTTCTGGGGTTGTAAAAACAATAAATAGTTTCCTTAAAGACTATGGGAAACAAAAAGGTTACCGTATGATACTTATAGCGAATCCAGCTGGTACAATAGCGTATGCCCAAGAAAGTACCGATATTACAGAAGATATTATCAAAGAGTTAAATGCATCTAAATAA
- a CDS encoding type II secretion system F family protein, protein MPSIDISKYKKKPEQPTSPKKKEGSGDILAFLNKDISFGNGQLPDKKKEEFYVEFSTLLLSGVDLKTAFDLVLLDQKNSKDNKLFQEIKSNVLVGDSLSDAIHKSGKFSNYEFFSLRIGEETGKLGEVMKELASFYKSKIGQRRKIISALTYPVIVLSTSMGAVLFMLKFVVPMFSDIFKRFGGELPAITAFILKVSQFMDRTFWWGVLVLIGLIVFIRFNQKQLWWRKWSSRIMLRLPLFGDIIRKVHLARFANTMRLLVSTNTPLLQSIQLVQQMTDFYPIAHSLEGAEKEILQGESLHAALSKYPFYPAKTVQLIRVGEEVNRLDFFFEKIATQLTEEVEYKTSTLSSLLEPFIIIFLGLVVGLILIAMYLPMFQMSNSF, encoded by the coding sequence ATGCCTTCAATTGATATCTCAAAATATAAGAAAAAGCCCGAACAGCCAACTTCCCCTAAGAAAAAAGAAGGATCTGGCGATATTTTGGCCTTTCTGAACAAAGACATCAGCTTTGGAAACGGCCAGCTTCCCGACAAGAAAAAAGAAGAATTCTATGTCGAATTCAGTACCCTACTCTTATCGGGTGTTGACCTCAAGACTGCATTTGATCTTGTTCTTTTGGATCAGAAAAACAGCAAGGACAATAAGTTGTTTCAGGAAATCAAGAGCAACGTCCTTGTGGGCGATAGTCTATCAGATGCCATCCATAAAAGCGGAAAATTCAGCAATTACGAGTTTTTCAGTTTACGGATTGGGGAAGAGACTGGAAAACTTGGCGAGGTCATGAAAGAATTGGCCTCTTTCTATAAAAGCAAGATTGGGCAGCGTCGCAAGATTATTTCAGCACTCACCTATCCCGTCATTGTGTTAAGCACATCGATGGGCGCAGTACTATTTATGCTTAAGTTTGTGGTACCGATGTTTTCCGATATTTTCAAACGTTTCGGCGGCGAGCTACCGGCCATTACAGCGTTTATTTTAAAAGTCTCCCAATTTATGGACCGCACGTTCTGGTGGGGTGTATTAGTCCTTATCGGTCTTATTGTATTTATCCGTTTCAACCAAAAGCAGCTGTGGTGGCGCAAGTGGTCTTCCAGGATTATGTTGCGACTTCCATTATTTGGCGATATTATCCGCAAGGTCCATTTGGCGCGTTTCGCGAATACCATGCGTCTATTGGTCAGCACCAATACGCCACTGTTGCAGTCTATCCAGTTGGTTCAGCAAATGACCGATTTTTATCCGATAGCACATTCCTTGGAGGGAGCCGAGAAGGAAATTTTACAGGGAGAATCCTTACACGCCGCACTTTCCAAATATCCTTTTTACCCAGCCAAAACGGTACAATTGATCCGTGTTGGTGAGGAGGTGAACCGATTGGATTTTTTCTTTGAAAAGATAGCAACCCAGCTGACGGAAGAAGTCGAATACAAGACCTCAACACTTTCCAGTCTGCTTGAACCTTTTATTATTATCTTCTTGGGGTTGGTCGTTGGCCTGATTCTGATCGCCATGTACTTGCCGATGTTCCAAATGAGCAATAGTTTTTAA
- a CDS encoding type II secretion system protein, giving the protein MSKQKLKAFTLMELTIAMLISAISIGMAFYMFQYFQQLFLRQQKQRQERFSYSLFKHLLEQDINKSLWLKTSENGLICENESGNISYEFAPKFIVRNQNIVEKDTFLIQTVNLDMTPRIQHLPSEELTDHINLNIRFENKEHRFDYHKIYSAQQLLQLESGITN; this is encoded by the coding sequence ATGAGCAAACAAAAATTAAAGGCTTTTACCCTCATGGAACTCACCATTGCCATGCTGATTTCAGCCATCAGTATCGGTATGGCTTTCTATATGTTTCAATATTTTCAACAGCTCTTTCTACGACAGCAAAAGCAACGACAGGAGCGTTTCTCCTACAGTCTCTTCAAACATCTGTTGGAACAGGACATCAATAAATCGCTTTGGTTAAAAACAAGCGAAAATGGTCTGATCTGCGAAAATGAGTCCGGAAATATCAGTTATGAGTTTGCACCTAAATTCATTGTGAGAAATCAAAATATCGTAGAAAAAGATACTTTTTTGATCCAAACTGTCAACCTGGATATGACGCCAAGGATACAGCATCTTCCATCGGAAGAACTGACAGATCATATTAACCTAAATATCCGGTTTGAAAATAAAGAACACAGGTTTGATTACCATAAGATCTATTCGGCTCAGCAGCTTTTACAGCTTGAATCGGGGATCACTAATTAA